In Oncorhynchus kisutch isolate 150728-3 linkage group LG5, Okis_V2, whole genome shotgun sequence, a genomic segment contains:
- the hemk2 gene encoding methyltransferase N6AMT1, translating into MSFPTPLYSHAGRGPFTDVYEPAEDSFLLIDALEQDADRLKKISPSVCLEVGSGSGVVSAFLASVIGPTALYLCTDVNPAAAQCTLETSRCNAVSLQPIITDLVDSLLPRLCGKVDVLLFNPPYVVTSSEEVGSHGIEAAWAGGRWGREVMDRFFPLLPKLLSNQGLFYLVTVAENNPEEITILLRKFGLQGAPCLSRRTGPESLSVLRFHRTT; encoded by the exons ATGTCCTTTCCCACCCCGTTGTACTCCCATGCGGGCCGCGGGCCTTTCACTGACGTGTACGAGCCAGCCGAGGACTCCTTCCTCCTGATAGATGCCCTTGAGCAGGATGCTGACAGACTGAAGAAAATTAG CCCCTCTGTGTGTCTAGAGGTGGGCAGTGGCTCTGGGGTGGTGTCCGCCTTTCTGGCATCCGTGATCGGACCTACAGCTCTATACCT CTGTACCGACGTGAACCCCGCAGCAGCCCAATGCACTCTGGAGACGTCTCGCTGTAACGCCGTTAGTCTGCAGCCTATCATCACTGActtg GTGGACTCTCTCTTGCCAAGGTTGTGTGGAAAAGTGGACGTTCTTTTATTCAACCCTCCTTATGTCGTCACGTCATCAGAAGAG GTGGGTAGCCATGGCATCGAGGCAGcctgggctggtgggaggtggGGCCGAGAGGTGATGGACAGGTTCTTCCCGCTGCTTCCAAAGCTACTGTCCAATCAGGGGTTGTTTTACCTGGTCACTGTGGCAGAGAACAATCCAG AGGAGATCACCATTCTGCTGAGGAAGTTTGGCCTGCAGGGAGCGCCTTGTCTGTCTCGACGAACTGGTCCAGAGAGCCTGTCTGTTCTGCGCTTCCACAGAACAACGTGA